One Oncorhynchus kisutch isolate 150728-3 linkage group LG11, Okis_V2, whole genome shotgun sequence genomic region harbors:
- the LOC109899997 gene encoding 28 kDa heat- and acid-stable phosphoprotein isoform X2, whose amino-acid sequence MPRGGKKGHKGRGKQFSNPEEIDRQMKAQRELEANGGVEKEEEKSSGSDDSSSEEEDINKKKSGVEGLIEIENPNRISQKSKKVTELDVNAPKELSRREREEIEKQKAKERYMKLHLEGKTDQARADLARLAIIKKQREDAQKKRDGLKKEAEDSKSKR is encoded by the exons ATGCCAAGAGGCG GTAAAAAAGGTCACAAGGGTCGGGGAAAGCAGTTCAGCAACCCAGAAGAGATCGACAGACAGATGAAAGCACAGAGAGAGCTG gaggCGAATGGcggggtagagaaggaggaggagaagtcaTCAGGATCTGACGACAGCAGCAGTGAAGAGGAGGACATT AACAAGAagaagagtggagtggagggattGATCGAGATTGAGAATCCCAACCGCATATCGCAGAAAAGTAAGAAGGTGACCGAGCTAGATGTCAACGCACCCAAAGAGCTGTCAcgcagagagag GGAGGAGATTGAGAAGCAGAAGGCAAAGGAGCGCTACATGAAGCTGCACCTGGAGGGGAAGACGGACCAGGCACGGGCTGACCTCGCCAGGCTGGCCATCATCAAGAAGCAGAGAGAGGATGCGCAAAAGAAGAGGGACGGCCTCAAAAAAG AAGCTGAAGACTCCAAGTCCAAGCGTTAG
- the LOC109899997 gene encoding 28 kDa heat- and acid-stable phosphoprotein isoform X1, translating to MPRGGKKGHKGRGKQFSNPEEIDRQMKAQRELEANGGVEKEEEKSSGSDDSSSEEEDINKKKSGVEGLIEIENPNRISQKSKKVTELDVNAPKELSRREREEIEKQKAKERYMKLHLEGKTDQARADLARLAIIKKQREDAQKKRDGLKKEKEAEDSKSKR from the exons ATGCCAAGAGGCG GTAAAAAAGGTCACAAGGGTCGGGGAAAGCAGTTCAGCAACCCAGAAGAGATCGACAGACAGATGAAAGCACAGAGAGAGCTG gaggCGAATGGcggggtagagaaggaggaggagaagtcaTCAGGATCTGACGACAGCAGCAGTGAAGAGGAGGACATT AACAAGAagaagagtggagtggagggattGATCGAGATTGAGAATCCCAACCGCATATCGCAGAAAAGTAAGAAGGTGACCGAGCTAGATGTCAACGCACCCAAAGAGCTGTCAcgcagagagag GGAGGAGATTGAGAAGCAGAAGGCAAAGGAGCGCTACATGAAGCTGCACCTGGAGGGGAAGACGGACCAGGCACGGGCTGACCTCGCCAGGCTGGCCATCATCAAGAAGCAGAGAGAGGATGCGCAAAAGAAGAGGGACGGCCTCAAAAAAG AAAAAGAAGCTGAAGACTCCAAGTCCAAGCGTTAG